A genomic stretch from Bordetella sp. N includes:
- a CDS encoding CinA family protein: MNEVQSEVQSRAQAIAVKLKQRGHTLGTVESSAGGLIAASLLAVPGASSYFIGGAVVYTAQSRHALLDLPLTLPDGIRSATEAYASMLAEALQRKLQTTWVLAETGASGPSGNRYGDAPGHACFAVRGPQGATLTIETGNPDRATNMQTFATAALDLLDQMLNRAA; this comes from the coding sequence ATGAACGAGGTGCAATCCGAGGTGCAGTCGCGCGCGCAGGCCATCGCTGTCAAACTCAAGCAGCGTGGGCATACGCTGGGTACGGTAGAAAGTTCCGCGGGCGGCCTGATCGCAGCCAGCCTGCTGGCGGTACCAGGCGCCTCGTCCTACTTCATCGGCGGCGCAGTCGTATACACAGCCCAGTCCCGCCACGCGCTGCTCGACCTGCCTTTGACCTTGCCGGACGGCATACGCTCCGCGACAGAGGCCTACGCGTCCATGCTCGCTGAGGCGCTGCAACGCAAGCTGCAAACAACGTGGGTGCTGGCCGAAACCGGCGCCAGCGGCCCCAGCGGCAACCGCTACGGCGACGCCCCCGGCCACGCCTGCTTCGCCGTCCGCGGCCCGCAAGGCGCAACCCTGACCATAGAAACCGGCAACCCAGACCGCGCCACCAACATGCAAACCTTCGCCACCGCAGCATTGGACCTGCTGGACCAAATGCTCAATCGCGCGGCGTAG
- a CDS encoding type IV secretion system protein: protein MAIESNIFEWMGESIDMTLNAFVQVTSGNVISMFTDIFIYGGTLTLVMMGFAIIFGYVEAPASNFMKTCGKFIVIGGLAMSSPTYLSWVVEALRGLETGVADAFSASGSSTSATSVYQVLDKAVSDGFLIGGDMLDKMGKRRWYEIGMVFWDLLNALIIYAATLIIAIPAGAMVIVAKIMLTLMLGIGPFFIAMLMFPVTAKWFDSWFGQVMTYIMQIALVTTVLGMGMKFFSALTAKVLAVTTDHPIATMLEILIVTGVTLFLLQRADEAASHLAGGVSSAGITLRQVSQAAASPVTQVLNRQTTRRDMQSGMMVTGGRLNHLAAGNTMWNPAYRQHVLQNMGKNWGPATGGSVKGE, encoded by the coding sequence GTGGCTATTGAATCTAATATCTTTGAATGGATGGGCGAAAGCATCGACATGACGCTGAACGCGTTTGTTCAGGTGACGTCGGGCAATGTCATTTCCATGTTCACTGACATCTTCATCTACGGTGGCACGCTCACACTCGTGATGATGGGATTCGCCATCATCTTCGGATATGTCGAAGCCCCTGCCTCAAACTTCATGAAAACTTGCGGGAAGTTCATCGTCATTGGCGGTTTGGCAATGAGCTCCCCTACGTACCTGTCATGGGTTGTCGAAGCATTGCGCGGCCTGGAAACGGGCGTCGCTGACGCCTTCTCGGCATCCGGCAGCAGTACGTCCGCAACCTCGGTTTATCAGGTGCTCGATAAGGCGGTGTCCGATGGCTTCCTGATCGGCGGCGATATGCTCGACAAGATGGGAAAACGGCGCTGGTATGAGATTGGCATGGTGTTTTGGGACCTGCTTAACGCCCTAATCATCTATGCCGCCACGCTCATCATTGCCATTCCGGCGGGGGCAATGGTGATCGTTGCCAAAATCATGCTCACCCTCATGCTTGGCATCGGGCCGTTCTTCATCGCCATGCTGATGTTCCCCGTCACCGCGAAATGGTTTGATAGCTGGTTTGGCCAAGTGATGACCTACATCATGCAAATCGCCTTGGTGACAACGGTTCTCGGCATGGGCATGAAGTTTTTCAGTGCACTTACGGCCAAAGTTTTGGCCGTCACCACTGACCATCCTATTGCCACAATGCTTGAAATCCTGATCGTCACGGGCGTCACCCTGTTCTTGCTGCAACGCGCAGATGAGGCAGCTTCGCACCTGGCCGGAGGCGTGTCCTCGGCGGGTATCACGCTTAGGCAAGTCAGCCAGGCCGCCGCATCCCCCGTAACTCAAGTTCTCAACCGTCAAACAACTCGCCGCGACATGCAAAGCGGCATGATGGTCACCGGGGGCCGGCTCAATCATCTCGCAGCAGGCAACACAATGTGGAACCCAGCGTACCGGCAACACGTCTTGCAGAACATGGGCAAAAACTGGGGGCCGGCTACAGGCGGCTCAGTCAAAGGCGAATAG
- the qatD gene encoding Qat anti-phage system TatD family nuclease QatD, whose translation MIDVHSHLDLYPDGLALARKVNVRNEFTLVVTTSPRAYQATSRVFGELQNIHVALGLHPEVLEAKFVELEQLISGIKGARFVGEVGLDGTPKFRKSLELQQRAFQAVLTECRLQGGRIISIHSRGAAQRVIAALAAAGDVGVPLLHWFSGGVAELRTASRLGCWFSVGPAMLTGEKGRSLLAHMPMNRVLPETDGPFTEQNGVTLRPWDAWRVCAVISEVWGMPLDEVEHQLRRNLTKLLQLG comes from the coding sequence ATGATTGACGTTCATTCACATTTAGACCTGTATCCGGACGGCCTGGCACTGGCGAGGAAAGTCAACGTTCGAAATGAATTCACTCTCGTAGTGACAACCAGCCCGCGGGCGTATCAAGCAACATCAAGAGTCTTCGGAGAATTACAAAACATTCACGTTGCGCTCGGCCTCCATCCTGAAGTGCTGGAAGCCAAGTTTGTAGAGCTTGAACAGTTAATCTCGGGTATCAAGGGTGCTCGATTTGTTGGTGAAGTTGGCCTGGATGGCACGCCAAAATTTCGGAAATCTTTGGAACTACAGCAGCGAGCCTTTCAAGCGGTGCTGACAGAATGCCGTCTCCAAGGTGGGCGAATAATCAGCATCCATTCACGAGGTGCTGCCCAACGAGTCATCGCAGCGCTGGCTGCTGCAGGCGATGTAGGTGTTCCTTTGCTACATTGGTTCTCGGGAGGCGTTGCTGAACTTCGAACGGCTTCGCGACTAGGCTGCTGGTTTAGTGTTGGGCCGGCTATGCTGACCGGCGAGAAAGGTCGTTCTTTGCTTGCCCACATGCCGATGAACCGAGTGCTTCCTGAGACAGACGGTCCTTTCACAGAGCAGAATGGTGTGACTTTACGGCCATGGGATGCCTGGCGCGTGTGCGCGGTTATCTCTGAAGTTTGGGGAATGCCCCTTGACGAGGTTGAACATCAGCTGAGACGCAACCTCACGAAACTTCTGCAACTGGGCTGA
- the qatB gene encoding Qat anti-phage system associated protein QatB: MGTSTSSKGPASGVSLDPPWLDDVIDGVGSGCDVVPPDDGADPGSPVVPPGIAPPNRYGDARRAFGKFARTGSTDQLRRAIGHYSSKGGGGAGASANRMRASTSAGAALFSFLNAIGQGSTPEARQWVDNLRATNPSAENVVDAIVRELAPPGGSADEESLRDSMDHALSELIKDNPAIDPLSMGVDNIWELMKGYLANEAGNRLCFDLGPVFENSQLDPRTAVQREREMRRFLKNEIGAHVDLLRNSVANPSRSQLASILQEALKMTFDLFEADL; this comes from the coding sequence ATGGGAACCTCAACATCAAGCAAAGGACCGGCTAGTGGTGTAAGTCTGGATCCTCCTTGGCTGGACGACGTTATCGATGGGGTTGGCAGTGGCTGCGATGTGGTTCCGCCAGATGATGGAGCAGATCCGGGATCTCCTGTAGTTCCGCCAGGTATCGCTCCACCGAACCGCTACGGGGATGCACGTAGAGCATTTGGTAAGTTCGCAAGAACAGGAAGCACTGACCAGCTTCGGCGCGCAATAGGACACTACTCCAGCAAAGGTGGAGGCGGCGCAGGCGCGTCTGCGAACCGTATGCGAGCGTCGACCAGTGCTGGTGCAGCGCTATTCTCGTTTCTGAATGCGATAGGCCAAGGTAGCACGCCTGAAGCTCGCCAGTGGGTCGACAATTTACGTGCGACCAACCCATCCGCAGAAAATGTCGTCGACGCCATCGTTCGCGAACTCGCCCCGCCAGGCGGCAGTGCCGACGAAGAGTCGCTACGCGACTCGATGGACCACGCTCTCTCCGAACTCATCAAAGACAATCCAGCCATTGATCCCTTGAGTATGGGCGTCGACAACATTTGGGAGCTGATGAAGGGCTATTTGGCTAACGAGGCTGGAAATAGGCTGTGCTTTGATTTGGGTCCGGTTTTTGAAAACTCCCAACTCGACCCTCGAACAGCAGTGCAGCGCGAACGAGAAATGCGCCGATTTCTCAAAAATGAAATAGGGGCGCATGTAGACCTGTTGCGGAACTCGGTGGCCAATCCATCTCGATCGCAGCTCGCTAGCATCCTGCAAGAAGCGTTGAAGATGACATTCGACCTGTTTGAGGCAGACCTATGA
- the qatC gene encoding Qat anti-phage system QueC-like protein QatC: MTKVFCAPKDCIPEVRSAGINYVSMYAHDGLPDVSTIGTSLIDEIKQAGLTPRAASWDFLTLALAVNAADHIVERDLSVDGWTRTIELEIALYEPAPFAQLTSELQLALRFLTGDFWKLSFVDGGYPPPAPKLIATYDADCVSLLSGGLDSLIGALDLHAEGRRPIFVSHIARGDSENQRLYARTLGGGERHLQWNQNIWLKPQREGEPSTRGRSIVFFAFAAIAADSHAQTTGDEVVDLFVPENGLISLNVPLTAGRVGSLSTKTTHPVFMRRLQHLWTELGVPAELRLPYAAMTKGEMMAACRDPHRLRELAGTSTSCGRFAVFGLKHCGRCVPCMVRRSAFMRSGIPDSTAVYVHDDLKAAQPDQGANDVAAVATAILKADEDGIRSFTAGQFAFAASDQRIVFEGVVERGLKELAALLQAHSVL; encoded by the coding sequence ATGACGAAGGTTTTCTGCGCGCCCAAAGACTGTATACCAGAAGTCCGCAGCGCTGGTATTAATTACGTTTCTATGTATGCCCATGATGGCTTGCCAGACGTAAGCACGATTGGCACATCGCTCATTGACGAAATAAAACAAGCAGGCCTCACTCCGCGCGCGGCCAGTTGGGACTTTCTGACGCTCGCTTTGGCAGTCAACGCTGCTGACCATATTGTAGAGCGCGACCTTTCGGTCGACGGATGGACTAGAACCATCGAATTGGAGATAGCTCTTTATGAGCCCGCTCCCTTTGCACAGTTAACTTCTGAGCTTCAGCTGGCGTTGCGTTTCCTGACGGGAGACTTTTGGAAGCTCAGCTTCGTTGATGGTGGCTACCCGCCCCCAGCCCCGAAGCTCATAGCCACATATGACGCAGATTGCGTATCTCTCCTTTCAGGTGGGCTCGATAGTTTGATCGGTGCATTGGATCTGCACGCTGAAGGACGGCGGCCCATCTTCGTATCACACATAGCTAGGGGCGACTCGGAGAACCAGCGCTTATACGCTCGCACCCTTGGCGGAGGTGAACGTCATTTACAGTGGAATCAAAATATTTGGCTTAAACCCCAGCGCGAAGGAGAGCCTTCAACGCGCGGCCGCTCAATAGTGTTCTTCGCATTTGCGGCGATTGCTGCTGACAGCCACGCACAAACAACGGGGGATGAAGTTGTAGACCTTTTCGTTCCAGAGAACGGTCTTATCAGCCTGAATGTGCCTTTGACCGCAGGACGTGTCGGAAGTCTGAGTACAAAGACAACACACCCTGTCTTCATGCGTCGGCTACAGCATTTATGGACGGAGCTTGGCGTGCCCGCTGAACTGCGTCTTCCCTACGCAGCAATGACAAAGGGCGAAATGATGGCCGCGTGTCGAGATCCACATCGCCTCCGTGAATTGGCAGGGACGTCAACCAGTTGCGGGCGTTTTGCGGTTTTTGGTTTAAAACATTGTGGACGCTGCGTGCCATGTATGGTTCGGCGCTCCGCATTCATGCGATCAGGCATTCCAGATTCCACTGCTGTCTATGTCCACGATGATTTGAAGGCCGCTCAGCCAGATCAAGGCGCTAACGATGTGGCGGCGGTAGCTACTGCCATATTGAAGGCTGATGAAGACGGCATCCGTAGTTTCACCGCAGGACAGTTCGCTTTTGCAGCGTCAGATCAACGAATTGTGTTTGAAGGGGTGGTTGAACGCGGGCTCAAAGAACTGGCAGCGCTGCTACAAGCGCACAGCGTCCTATGA
- a CDS encoding P-loop NTPase fold protein produces the protein MWHDIEAEADLLNFGLVANAAANLIKNAGNSPVTIGISGGWGAGKSTLVKLVQAQLGQGIAPDDKKPPYILMEFNAWLYQGYEDARQALLQAVADRLVEEASRRKTFIDNALDFAKRVKLLKLGRIVAPAVAHVAVGSVAAGPLGALFGAVTGLVQGFSDENKRAENLQAVQNAYAELSPDLKELIGEKKEASLPKEIEGLRKAFAELLAKLEVRLVVFVDDLDRCLPPTAIGTLEAMRLLLHVERTAFLIAADESMIRGAVRAHFKGVEIEDGLVTSYFDKLIQIPLRVPRLGINEVKAYLTLLLTDLAEREGRLSKNAQSTGQVEVLKLLKKSWSRGISREELGEAFKAEKEAVTKELDIADQLAPLLVTSAEIAGNPRLIKRFLNNLMIRQTIANDMEMPLALEQLVKIQLFERCSSSAAFEHLTKAVAAHPEGYADFLDALEDAATKGEPYEPPHPSWTGPFYEQWLKLAPRLAKENLQPILHLSRDRSLGLAAYDELSAEAKKILEATMEATDRSALLIKQLSSLGEGDASRILTRAIRKGHENQWEMEDFMRCLNCTEAHPNLGTQLATALYEVPGRKRSVALIPLLKNQSWAIEVLQEWENDIDTDEKSREYLRRQKKGGK, from the coding sequence ATGTGGCACGACATTGAGGCAGAGGCAGATCTTCTAAATTTTGGTCTGGTGGCAAATGCCGCTGCTAACCTCATAAAGAATGCTGGAAACAGCCCCGTCACTATCGGAATATCCGGCGGCTGGGGAGCCGGTAAATCAACACTCGTGAAACTTGTCCAGGCTCAGCTAGGACAAGGTATTGCGCCCGACGACAAGAAGCCTCCGTACATTCTCATGGAATTCAATGCGTGGCTATATCAGGGCTATGAAGATGCTCGACAAGCACTACTGCAAGCAGTTGCAGACCGACTTGTTGAAGAAGCCTCCAGGCGAAAGACTTTCATCGATAACGCGCTTGATTTCGCCAAACGCGTCAAACTGTTGAAGCTTGGACGTATCGTCGCACCCGCAGTAGCACATGTTGCAGTTGGCAGTGTGGCTGCTGGTCCGCTGGGTGCGCTGTTCGGGGCCGTGACTGGGCTTGTGCAGGGCTTCTCCGATGAAAATAAACGCGCAGAAAATCTTCAGGCTGTACAGAATGCTTATGCTGAGCTTTCCCCAGATCTCAAGGAGCTGATTGGCGAAAAGAAAGAAGCTTCGCTGCCCAAAGAAATCGAAGGCTTACGAAAGGCTTTTGCAGAGCTGTTGGCGAAGCTGGAGGTCCGGTTGGTCGTGTTTGTTGATGATCTAGACCGATGTCTCCCCCCTACCGCGATTGGTACGCTGGAAGCAATGCGGCTGTTACTACACGTTGAACGCACCGCTTTCTTGATTGCGGCAGATGAAAGCATGATTCGTGGAGCCGTACGCGCACACTTCAAAGGCGTTGAAATTGAGGATGGACTTGTCACTAGCTACTTCGACAAACTAATTCAAATTCCGCTGAGAGTTCCGCGTTTGGGGATTAACGAAGTCAAGGCGTATCTGACACTTCTACTCACCGACCTCGCTGAACGCGAAGGTCGGCTCTCGAAGAACGCGCAGTCTACCGGACAAGTGGAAGTGCTCAAGCTACTAAAAAAATCATGGTCCAGAGGTATTTCGCGCGAAGAGCTCGGTGAAGCATTTAAAGCCGAGAAGGAGGCAGTGACTAAAGAGCTGGACATTGCCGACCAGTTGGCCCCCCTGCTTGTCACATCAGCGGAGATTGCCGGAAATCCTCGCCTGATCAAGCGCTTCCTAAACAATCTCATGATTCGTCAAACTATTGCCAATGACATGGAGATGCCGCTCGCGTTAGAGCAACTAGTCAAGATTCAACTTTTTGAGCGCTGTTCGTCGAGCGCTGCATTCGAACACCTTACCAAAGCAGTGGCCGCACACCCAGAGGGCTATGCCGACTTTCTGGATGCATTGGAGGATGCCGCAACAAAGGGGGAACCCTACGAGCCGCCCCATCCGTCGTGGACCGGACCATTTTACGAGCAGTGGTTAAAGCTGGCGCCTCGCCTGGCAAAAGAGAACCTGCAGCCGATTCTTCATCTCAGCCGCGACCGCAGCCTGGGCTTGGCTGCATACGATGAGTTGTCTGCTGAGGCCAAAAAAATACTGGAAGCGACCATGGAGGCAACAGATCGCTCAGCTCTGCTTATCAAGCAGCTATCGTCCCTTGGAGAGGGGGATGCCTCTCGAATACTCACTCGCGCAATTCGCAAAGGTCACGAGAACCAATGGGAAATGGAAGACTTTATGCGGTGCCTCAATTGCACAGAGGCGCATCCGAATCTAGGAACTCAACTCGCGACTGCGCTTTATGAGGTTCCCGGTAGGAAGCGCAGCGTGGCGCTCATCCCTCTTCTTAAAAACCAATCATGGGCTATTGAGGTCCTGCAAGAATGGGAAAACGATATTGATACGGACGAAAAGTCCCGTGAGTATCTAAGGCGACAGAAGAAAGGTGGCAAGTAA
- a CDS encoding antitoxin VbhA family protein translates to MAGEDKCGLQPYKTISDAERGRRQSAVNYARASIGLEGFSLSEADEAHAQRFIDGQISLQEFVQPRVDALMLPKSSS, encoded by the coding sequence ATGGCTGGCGAAGATAAATGTGGGTTACAGCCCTACAAAACCATATCAGATGCTGAACGCGGTCGACGCCAATCGGCCGTTAACTACGCGCGGGCCTCCATCGGTCTAGAAGGTTTCTCGCTCAGTGAAGCAGATGAGGCCCACGCCCAGCGTTTCATCGATGGTCAGATCAGCCTGCAAGAGTTTGTGCAGCCGCGCGTTGACGCGTTGATGCTCCCAAAGTCTTCGTCATGA